One Methanolobus sp. WCC4 DNA segment encodes these proteins:
- a CDS encoding 4Fe-4S binding protein: MKNVNDLLSDSARRKSVEAFRLIMQLTGLAIFVYFGSQSTIYVILLSVPLALLFGPVYCGWICPRGLFQDIFARLGRRVLGKRYNAAVPRKFHPWLMYSRYALMLFVLVTLILSELDLLPESTGILILEGLVAIMIVSILLSFFVDRAACKYFCKEGAAAGLLNLVSRKKIRRDASLCNSCGICDRVCPMWIDVSKRYIVTDHSCVCCFKCVQACPLDALYIDE; this comes from the coding sequence GTGAAAAACGTCAATGATCTGCTATCAGATTCTGCCAGACGAAAGTCCGTTGAAGCTTTCAGGTTGATTATGCAATTGACCGGACTGGCAATCTTTGTTTATTTTGGCAGCCAGTCCACAATATACGTTATACTTCTAAGCGTACCTCTGGCTTTGCTCTTTGGACCGGTCTATTGTGGCTGGATATGTCCAAGGGGACTTTTTCAGGATATCTTTGCAAGGCTGGGAAGAAGGGTTCTTGGCAAAAGATACAATGCTGCAGTTCCCAGGAAATTCCATCCCTGGCTGATGTATTCCAGATACGCACTGATGCTGTTTGTTCTGGTGACTTTGATCCTTTCAGAACTTGACCTTCTTCCTGAGTCCACAGGAATTCTCATACTTGAAGGACTGGTGGCCATAATGATAGTCTCGATACTGCTTTCATTTTTCGTGGACAGGGCGGCATGCAAGTATTTCTGCAAGGAAGGGGCGGCTGCGGGACTGCTGAACCTTGTAAGCAGAAAGAAGATCAGAAGGGATGCATCCCTGTGTAATTCATGCGGTATTTGTGACCGGGTCTGTCCTATGTGGATAGACGTATCGAAGAGGTATATTGTGACAGACCATTCATGTGTCTGTTGTTTTAAGTGTGTACAGGCATGTCCTTTGGATGCACTCTATATCGATGAGTGA
- a CDS encoding TrpB-like pyridoxal phosphate-dependent enzyme: MDHTKILLDENEMPKQWYNILADLPVEPPLNPATNEPMNPADLEPIFAKELIAQEISSKKYIDIPDEIQEIYKLWRPSPLHRAHRLEKALGTPAKIYYKNESVSPAGSHKPNTAIAQAYYNMKEGTERITTETGAGQWGSALSLCCNYFDIECKVYMVRSSFYQKPYRKSLINLWGANVVPSPSNETQFGRKILEMYPDTTGSLGIAISEAIEEAALNDNTKYALGSVLNHTSLHQTVVGLETQAQFDKTEDYPDIVIGCCGGGSNLAGVSLPYIRDNLAGKTNTRFIAVEPSACPTLTSGEFKYDFGDMAQQTPLLKMYTLGSEFIPPAIHAGGLRYHGASPIISKIVADGIMEATSYHQVEVFDAAVQFARSEGIAPAPESSHAIKCAIDEALKCKKTGEEKTILFNLSGHGHFDMGSYDKYFSGELSND; encoded by the coding sequence ATGGATCATACAAAGATATTACTTGATGAGAATGAGATGCCGAAACAGTGGTATAACATACTTGCAGACCTTCCGGTGGAACCACCACTGAACCCGGCAACCAATGAGCCAATGAACCCTGCGGACCTTGAGCCAATATTTGCGAAAGAGCTCATAGCACAGGAGATCAGCTCCAAGAAATACATTGACATTCCTGATGAGATCCAGGAGATATACAAGCTCTGGAGACCATCACCACTTCACAGGGCACACAGGCTCGAGAAGGCACTGGGAACACCTGCAAAGATCTACTACAAGAATGAAAGTGTCAGTCCTGCAGGAAGCCACAAGCCTAACACCGCGATCGCACAGGCATACTACAACATGAAGGAAGGTACCGAGAGGATAACCACAGAGACCGGCGCAGGCCAGTGGGGCAGTGCATTATCGCTCTGCTGTAACTATTTCGATATCGAGTGTAAGGTCTATATGGTACGCTCAAGCTTCTACCAGAAGCCATACCGTAAGTCACTTATCAACCTCTGGGGAGCAAATGTCGTTCCTTCCCCAAGCAATGAGACACAGTTCGGAAGGAAGATCCTTGAGATGTATCCTGACACAACAGGAAGTCTTGGTATAGCTATCAGTGAAGCGATCGAGGAAGCTGCTCTTAACGACAACACCAAATATGCACTTGGCAGTGTGCTTAACCACACCAGTCTGCACCAGACAGTTGTAGGTCTTGAGACCCAGGCACAGTTCGACAAGACAGAGGATTACCCTGACATAGTTATCGGATGCTGTGGCGGTGGAAGTAACCTTGCAGGTGTCAGTCTGCCATACATCAGGGACAACCTCGCAGGCAAGACAAACACAAGGTTCATTGCAGTAGAACCATCCGCATGTCCAACACTCACATCAGGTGAGTTCAAGTACGACTTCGGTGACATGGCACAGCAGACACCATTGCTCAAGATGTACACACTTGGTTCAGAGTTCATCCCACCTGCAATACACGCAGGAGGTCTCAGGTACCACGGTGCATCACCGATCATAAGCAAGATCGTTGCTGACGGTATCATGGAAGCAACCTCATACCACCAGGTAGAGGTATTCGACGCAGCAGTCCAATTCGCACGCAGCGAGGGTATTGCTCCTGCACCAGAATCATCACATGCGATCAAATGCGCCATCGATGAAGCACTCAAATGCAAGAAGACCGGCGAAGAGAAGACCATCCTGTTCAACCTCAGTGGTCACGGTCACTTCGACATGGGTTCCTATGACAAGTACTTCAGCGGTGAGCTGAGCAACGACTGA
- a CDS encoding sarcinarray family MAST domain-containing protein translates to MLIKTFFAVITCVLLLSVPASCGSPYFEIDVYYNGQLYEETSTPKPLVKIGEPFTLRFDVTMNQECQAVVELSDLGNGVGVENFVVVEGPSKLGQNAVRIFSKNETHSYEWTLKATENWAGGSMPINFIYSAVLKGESESLFNGEFTAAYVTISEEHYDGPVTTEEPTGESSSEGNSPSTPAFSALTLVFVLLVVCVLRKSHY, encoded by the coding sequence ATGTTAATCAAAACTTTTTTTGCAGTTATTACTTGTGTATTATTGCTTTCAGTCCCTGCTTCATGTGGAAGTCCTTATTTTGAAATTGATGTTTACTATAATGGCCAACTATACGAAGAAACTTCAACTCCAAAGCCTCTTGTTAAAATAGGAGAACCTTTTACCCTTCGATTTGATGTAACAATGAATCAGGAATGTCAGGCAGTAGTTGAACTTTCAGATCTTGGAAATGGAGTTGGTGTGGAAAATTTTGTAGTAGTCGAAGGTCCCAGTAAATTAGGTCAGAATGCTGTTAGAATATTCTCAAAAAATGAAACTCACAGTTATGAATGGACACTAAAGGCAACAGAGAACTGGGCTGGAGGGTCAATGCCTATTAACTTTATATACTCAGCAGTTTTGAAAGGGGAATCCGAATCATTATTTAATGGCGAGTTCACCGCCGCCTACGTCACAATCTCCGAAGAGCACTACGATGGTCCTGTAACTACTGAGGAACCCACAGGTGAATCATCAAGTGAGGGCAATTCTCCTTCAACTCCCGCATTTAGTGCTTTAACCCTGGTTTTTGTTCTGCTTGTAGTTTGTGTTTTGAGGAAATCGCACTATTGA
- the hisS gene encoding histidine--tRNA ligase, whose protein sequence is MKITKPRGTRDFLPEDTRKRRYVEGILRQVVKNWGFNEIITPTFENLELFTLKSGEGIIGELYNFKDKGDREMTLRPELTAPVMRMYVNEMQAYQRPLKLFYFENCFRYERPQKGRFREFWQFGVELIGSKQMDADSEVIALATEMLKSVGIKGELHVNNLGVIRHLLSVLDTEHQSKIMRLVDKKDDTGLDDFLEEIDAPASLRMKLIELISLTGKDAITKARELMGDIPEIEDFQELLTLLDAYGVEYIINFGIARGLDYYTGTVFEIYAEGLGAQNQVCGGGSYQLIKLFGGGDVPSTGFGLGFDRIMEVCELEAPDDVPVVIIAKDSTRLEAVKTATALRPHMPVYNDLMKRNFKAQLSYANNIGAKHVIIIGEKEVEDGKVTLKDMSSGEQELLTVDEVIQKLTDR, encoded by the coding sequence ATGAAGATAACTAAACCACGAGGCACACGTGACTTCCTCCCGGAGGACACCAGGAAAAGGAGATACGTAGAGGGCATATTACGCCAGGTTGTAAAGAACTGGGGGTTCAATGAGATCATCACACCCACATTCGAGAACCTTGAGCTCTTCACACTCAAATCCGGTGAAGGGATAATAGGGGAACTCTACAACTTCAAGGACAAAGGCGACAGGGAGATGACCCTGCGTCCTGAACTGACGGCTCCTGTCATGAGGATGTATGTCAATGAAATGCAAGCATACCAGCGTCCGTTGAAACTATTCTATTTCGAGAATTGCTTCAGGTATGAGAGACCACAGAAAGGACGCTTCAGGGAATTCTGGCAGTTCGGTGTGGAACTCATAGGAAGCAAGCAGATGGATGCAGATTCCGAGGTCATTGCACTTGCAACGGAGATGCTTAAGAGCGTGGGCATCAAGGGTGAACTTCACGTGAACAATCTTGGTGTCATCAGGCACCTGCTCAGCGTACTTGATACCGAACACCAGAGCAAGATAATGAGACTCGTGGACAAGAAGGACGATACAGGACTCGATGACTTCCTTGAGGAGATCGATGCACCTGCCAGCCTTCGTATGAAACTCATCGAACTTATCAGCCTCACCGGAAAGGATGCCATTACAAAGGCAAGGGAACTTATGGGCGATATCCCTGAGATAGAGGATTTCCAGGAACTCCTTACCCTGCTGGACGCCTATGGCGTTGAATACATCATCAACTTCGGGATTGCCAGAGGACTTGATTACTACACCGGAACGGTATTCGAGATATATGCAGAAGGACTCGGTGCACAGAACCAGGTATGCGGTGGCGGTTCATACCAGCTCATCAAGCTCTTCGGCGGTGGCGATGTTCCATCCACAGGATTCGGCCTTGGATTTGACAGGATAATGGAGGTCTGCGAGCTTGAAGCACCAGATGATGTACCGGTTGTCATCATTGCCAAGGACAGCACCCGTCTTGAAGCTGTGAAGACCGCAACGGCACTAAGACCGCATATGCCTGTCTACAATGACCTGATGAAGAGGAACTTCAAGGCACAGCTCTCCTATGCCAACAACATCGGTGCAAAGCATGTGATCATCATAGGCGAGAAAGAGGTCGAGGACGGAAAGGTCACGTTGAAGGACATGAGCAGCGGTGAACAGGAACTTCTGACCGTTGATGAGGTCATTCAAAAACTCACGGACAGATGA
- a CDS encoding 30S ribosomal protein S15, which produces MAKMHTRRKGKAGPTKPVRTEAPAWSTMTSDEITEVVKDLWKQGVSTSEIGMVLRDKYGVPDVKIATGKKVTKILKDNGESFAVPEDLYNLIVKAIGMRKHMNYNHKDVHNKRSLQNTESKIRRLVKYYQSTKVLPADWKYKPETAEMLITR; this is translated from the coding sequence ATGGCAAAAATGCATACCCGTAGGAAAGGAAAAGCAGGTCCTACAAAACCAGTTCGCACAGAGGCACCAGCATGGTCCACAATGACCAGCGACGAGATCACAGAAGTAGTGAAGGACCTCTGGAAACAGGGAGTCAGCACAAGTGAGATCGGTATGGTACTCAGGGACAAATACGGAGTACCTGATGTCAAGATCGCAACAGGCAAGAAGGTCACAAAGATCCTTAAGGACAACGGCGAGAGCTTCGCAGTACCTGAGGACCTCTACAACCTTATCGTAAAGGCAATCGGAATGAGGAAACACATGAACTACAACCACAAGGATGTACACAACAAGCGTTCCCTCCAGAACACCGAGTCCAAGATCAGAAGATTGGTAAAATACTACCAGTCCACAAAGGTCCTTCCAGCTGACTGGAAATACAAGCCAGAGACAGCTGAGATGTTGATCACAAGATAA
- the glmU gene encoding bifunctional sugar-1-phosphate nucleotidylyltransferase/acetyltransferase, translating to MKAVVLAAGEGKRCRPLTLTRSKVMLPVANKPILEHVINALVKNDIKDIILVVGYKKERIMDHFEDGVAFGANIKYIEQKAQIGTAHAILQARQFIGDNEDSFIVVNGDNILGADAISDLIEGAQGDATILTCKKDDVTNYGVIVAKGRSVQEIIEKPETLVSHLINTGTYLFRQGIFELIEQTPISTSGEYAITDTLQLMINNGMDVTMAITSMEWLDAAYSWNLLEANTIVLGDLESDLEKGRIEEGVNIKGNVSIGSNTIIRAGSYIVGPVAIGDNCDIGPNVVILPSTSIGNNVSIASFSYIKNSIIMNDSRISTHSNISSSVLGSNVSTDANFITEEGEDLLIQIEGDLHGARKLGTVIGDDSEIGGNVLVRAGNMIFTNSKISSGKTISEDVPADSIVI from the coding sequence ATGAAAGCTGTCGTTCTCGCAGCCGGTGAAGGTAAAAGGTGCCGGCCTCTCACGCTCACAAGATCGAAGGTAATGCTACCCGTAGCTAACAAACCAATACTTGAGCATGTGATCAATGCTCTGGTAAAGAATGATATCAAGGATATCATACTGGTAGTGGGATACAAAAAAGAACGTATCATGGACCACTTCGAAGATGGAGTGGCTTTTGGTGCCAACATCAAATATATCGAGCAGAAAGCACAGATCGGGACCGCACACGCCATACTGCAGGCACGACAGTTCATTGGAGATAATGAGGACAGTTTTATCGTCGTAAACGGGGACAACATCCTGGGTGCTGACGCAATATCCGACCTGATCGAAGGTGCACAAGGCGACGCCACCATCCTTACCTGCAAAAAGGACGATGTGACCAATTACGGAGTTATAGTTGCAAAGGGCAGAAGTGTACAGGAAATAATCGAAAAACCGGAGACACTTGTCAGTCACCTCATCAACACAGGAACCTATCTTTTCAGACAGGGAATATTCGAACTCATAGAGCAGACACCCATATCCACAAGCGGAGAATACGCGATCACAGATACACTCCAGCTGATGATCAATAACGGAATGGATGTGACCATGGCGATCACCAGCATGGAATGGCTTGATGCAGCCTATTCATGGAACCTGCTGGAAGCAAACACGATCGTACTAGGGGACCTTGAAAGTGACCTTGAGAAAGGCAGGATAGAAGAAGGAGTGAATATAAAAGGAAACGTTTCCATTGGCAGTAACACCATCATCAGGGCAGGTTCCTATATCGTTGGTCCGGTAGCGATTGGTGATAATTGTGACATCGGACCGAATGTAGTTATACTGCCATCAACAAGTATAGGGAACAATGTGTCGATAGCCTCATTCTCATACATCAAGAACAGTATCATCATGAACGATTCCCGCATCAGCACACATAGCAACATATCCAGCTCGGTGCTGGGAAGTAATGTCTCGACAGATGCTAATTTCATTACCGAGGAAGGTGAAGACCTGCTTATTCAGATAGAAGGAGATCTTCATGGTGCACGAAAGCTCGGTACTGTCATAGGAGATGATTCGGAGATCGGTGGTAATGTCCTTGTCCGTGCAGGTAACATGATATTCACGAACAGCAAGATCAGTTCAGGAAAGACCATCTCGGAAGATGTACCGGCAGATTCGATAGTGATCTGA
- the glmS gene encoding glutamine--fructose-6-phosphate transaminase (isomerizing) — protein sequence MCGIVAYIGDGEAVPVLIDSLKMLEYRGYDSAGVTVFNGKLETYKVAGRIKELEKVVPEDLKGSVGIGHTRWATHGKPETRNAHPHTSSNISVVHNGIIENYLELKERLIGLGYEFLSDTDTEVIAHLLHFNMNNNGKKCMLDGLAETVKELEGSYAIAALCDEESNIIAFARKDSPLVIGIGEGTNYAASDVTAFLKHTKKVMFISDNEIGLLRPNSIDIFDLEGNVVTKDTETIEWNLEAAEKAGYEHFMLKEIHEQPTSIQNTFAGKLSELEGNVTLEELYLTKEEIKRLRRATIIACGTSWNAGILGKYLFEGLAGLHTDIETASEFRYGNPVLCGEELTIAITQSGETADTLAAVRSSSSYGCRSVAITNVVGSTITRESDSVLYTRAGPEIGVAATKTFTAQLMVLYMLAINLGRARGVISANEAKDLIVAIKRLPGQIQKVLGRKDEINECAVQFADKRDYFFIGRYLNFPVALEGALKLKEISYIHAEGYAAGELKHGPLALITDETPVVAIATKGHTYEKILSNIKEVKARNATVIAVADDDDTEIEKYVDVVLRVPSTHELLAPVLSSVALQLLSYYTALAKGCSIDKPRNLAKSVTVE from the coding sequence ATGTGTGGAATAGTTGCATATATAGGGGATGGAGAGGCCGTACCTGTCCTGATAGATTCGCTCAAGATGCTGGAATACAGGGGATACGACTCTGCAGGAGTTACGGTATTCAATGGAAAACTGGAGACCTACAAGGTTGCAGGAAGGATAAAGGAGCTTGAGAAAGTAGTTCCTGAGGATTTGAAGGGAAGTGTTGGAATAGGTCACACCAGATGGGCGACCCATGGTAAACCGGAAACAAGGAACGCTCATCCTCATACATCATCAAATATATCAGTGGTCCATAACGGTATTATCGAGAATTATCTTGAACTCAAAGAAAGACTGATCGGTCTTGGATATGAGTTCCTGTCCGATACAGATACTGAGGTCATCGCACATCTTCTCCATTTCAATATGAACAATAATGGGAAAAAGTGTATGCTTGACGGACTTGCAGAGACAGTGAAAGAGCTTGAAGGTTCATATGCGATCGCTGCCCTGTGTGATGAAGAATCCAATATCATAGCCTTTGCCCGAAAGGACAGTCCCCTGGTGATCGGCATTGGTGAAGGAACCAACTATGCTGCTTCTGATGTAACCGCTTTTCTAAAGCACACAAAAAAAGTCATGTTCATAAGTGACAATGAGATAGGACTGCTAAGACCGAATTCTATAGATATATTCGACCTTGAAGGGAACGTCGTCACAAAGGATACGGAAACTATTGAATGGAATCTTGAGGCTGCTGAAAAGGCTGGTTATGAGCACTTCATGCTCAAGGAGATACACGAACAGCCGACTTCCATACAGAACACCTTTGCAGGTAAGTTATCCGAACTGGAAGGCAATGTTACACTTGAAGAGCTCTACCTCACAAAGGAAGAGATCAAAAGGCTCAGAAGAGCTACCATCATAGCCTGTGGGACATCATGGAACGCAGGCATACTTGGCAAGTACCTGTTTGAAGGACTTGCAGGCCTTCACACTGATATTGAAACTGCATCAGAGTTCAGATATGGCAACCCAGTCCTCTGCGGAGAGGAATTGACAATAGCTATCACGCAGTCAGGAGAGACCGCTGACACCCTTGCTGCTGTCAGGAGTTCAAGTTCATACGGATGTCGTAGCGTGGCTATCACTAACGTTGTAGGAAGCACCATCACAAGAGAATCCGACAGCGTGCTCTATACAAGAGCAGGACCTGAGATAGGAGTTGCTGCAACGAAGACCTTTACAGCACAACTAATGGTACTTTATATGCTTGCCATCAACCTCGGGAGAGCACGTGGGGTTATCAGTGCCAACGAGGCAAAGGACCTCATAGTAGCGATCAAGCGTCTCCCCGGACAGATACAGAAAGTACTCGGCAGGAAGGATGAGATCAATGAATGTGCGGTCCAGTTCGCAGATAAGAGAGACTATTTCTTCATAGGAAGATACCTCAACTTCCCTGTGGCACTTGAAGGTGCGCTCAAACTGAAGGAGATATCATACATCCATGCCGAAGGATACGCAGCAGGCGAACTGAAACACGGTCCCCTGGCACTTATCACAGATGAGACACCGGTGGTTGCGATAGCAACGAAGGGACATACATATGAGAAGATACTGAGCAACATCAAGGAAGTGAAGGCTCGTAACGCCACAGTGATCGCAGTTGCCGATGATGACGACACTGAGATCGAGAAGTATGTGGATGTGGTCCTTCGTGTACCATCAACCCATGAACTACTGGCACCAGTACTATCTTCGGTTGCATTGCAGTTGCTTTCATATTATACTGCACTTGCAAAGGGTTGTTCCATCGATAAACCGAGGAATCTTGCAAAGAGTGTGACCGTTGAATGA
- the glmM gene encoding phosphoglucosamine mutase, translating into MKLFGSSGIRGLANVEVTVDLALKVGMALGRSKKNAVIGRDPRVAGEMIELALISGLMSSGCNVTRVGLVTTPTLAYAARNFDCGVMITASHNPATDVGIKLWNPDGMAFDSAQQEEIENIIEKEDFIHVPWNMVGKISTYENAVRDHIDMIRSHSTGAPIRVVVDCGGGAGGTITPFLLREMGCEVITLNSQLDGHFPARNPEPKEDNLWMLIKAVKEFDAALGIAHDGDADRMMAVDENGGFLSGDEMLAIFARYECKGDPKVVVPVDTSMIVDDALPGSTVIHTRVGDVYVAEEMKEQKADFGGEPSGSWIFPRISYCPDGIYAAALLVDIVKDRKLSELRDELPKYPTLRSTVACDNSKKEAVMEAVSSGLKNMGEVSDIDGIRVDMEDGWVLVRPSGTEAKIRVTAEARKDVEELHAKVEDMVKECLK; encoded by the coding sequence ATGAAGTTATTTGGTTCTTCAGGCATCCGGGGACTTGCAAATGTGGAAGTCACCGTGGACCTGGCACTGAAAGTTGGAATGGCTCTTGGCAGGTCAAAAAAGAATGCTGTCATCGGAAGGGACCCCCGTGTCGCCGGGGAGATGATAGAACTTGCACTAATCTCAGGATTGATGTCTTCGGGTTGTAATGTTACCCGTGTTGGTCTTGTCACCACACCCACACTCGCATACGCAGCACGCAACTTTGACTGCGGAGTGATGATAACAGCGTCTCACAACCCTGCAACAGATGTAGGGATCAAACTCTGGAACCCTGATGGGATGGCATTCGACTCCGCCCAGCAGGAAGAGATAGAGAACATCATAGAGAAAGAGGACTTCATCCATGTTCCCTGGAACATGGTCGGTAAGATATCCACATATGAGAATGCAGTCAGAGATCATATCGATATGATACGCAGCCACTCCACCGGTGCACCGATCCGTGTTGTCGTGGACTGTGGAGGAGGAGCAGGTGGAACCATAACACCTTTCCTTTTACGTGAGATGGGATGTGAGGTCATTACACTCAACTCCCAGCTTGACGGACACTTCCCGGCACGTAATCCCGAACCAAAAGAGGATAATCTCTGGATGCTGATAAAGGCGGTGAAGGAATTCGATGCGGCCCTTGGTATCGCCCATGATGGTGATGCGGACAGGATGATGGCCGTTGATGAGAACGGAGGATTCCTTTCAGGTGATGAGATGCTTGCCATCTTTGCACGCTATGAATGTAAAGGAGATCCAAAGGTCGTTGTTCCTGTTGATACATCAATGATAGTCGATGATGCACTTCCGGGTTCCACTGTAATTCACACAAGAGTCGGCGATGTATATGTTGCCGAGGAAATGAAGGAACAGAAAGCAGATTTCGGAGGGGAGCCCTCAGGAAGCTGGATCTTCCCGAGGATATCCTATTGTCCCGACGGTATCTATGCAGCTGCCCTGCTGGTTGATATCGTGAAGGACAGGAAGCTCTCGGAACTAAGGGATGAACTGCCGAAATATCCGACACTCAGAAGCACAGTAGCATGTGACAATTCCAAGAAGGAAGCTGTTATGGAAGCTGTCAGCTCGGGATTGAAGAACATGGGTGAAGTTTCCGATATTGACGGCATCAGGGTAGATATGGAAGACGGCTGGGTACTTGTCAGGCCATCTGGAACCGAGGCGAAGATAAGGGTCACAGCTGAAGCCCGTAAGGATGTTGAAGAACTCCATGCAAAGGTAGAGGATATGGTAAAGGAGTGTCTAAAATGA
- the glmU gene encoding bifunctional sugar-1-phosphate nucleotidylyltransferase/acetyltransferase, translated as MKVVILAAGEGTRMRPLTASKPKVMLPIANKPMMEHTIDAAVKAGVKDFLIVTGYREDAIKDHFGDGSEFGINVEYVRQEQQLGTANAIGCAKGFVEGHFIVLNGDMLVSTEHISHLLSRTEDAIISVKEVDEPSHFGVIETDGEKVTRIIEKPKNPPTNLANAGIYLFGDVIFDYIDRTGKSQRGEYEITDSLQMMIDDGLAVGYELLTSDWIDIGRPWDMLDANKVLLENIDNTLEGIIEPYATLHGTVKVGKDTIIRNGAYIMGPAIIGDNCDIGPNCFIRASTAIGNDVRIGNAVEIKNTIIMDGTNVGHLSYVGDSVIGTNCNFGAGTKIANLRHDNKNVKSVVKGEIVDTGRRKLGVIMGDDVHTGINTSINIGSVMEPGSSTMPGEVVMHRRKTN; from the coding sequence ATGAAAGTGGTCATACTTGCTGCCGGTGAAGGCACACGTATGAGGCCATTGACAGCTTCAAAACCGAAGGTGATGCTTCCCATAGCTAACAAACCCATGATGGAGCACACCATCGATGCTGCCGTGAAGGCAGGGGTGAAGGACTTCCTTATCGTGACCGGGTATCGTGAGGATGCCATAAAGGACCACTTCGGCGATGGCAGTGAGTTTGGTATCAATGTGGAGTATGTACGCCAGGAACAGCAACTTGGAACCGCGAATGCGATCGGATGCGCAAAGGGCTTTGTTGAAGGGCATTTTATTGTTCTCAACGGTGATATGCTTGTAAGCACCGAACACATCAGTCATCTTCTTTCAAGGACCGAGGATGCCATCATCAGTGTCAAGGAAGTGGATGAACCGTCTCATTTCGGTGTCATTGAAACAGATGGCGAAAAGGTTACCCGGATAATCGAGAAACCGAAGAATCCACCAACAAACCTTGCAAATGCAGGGATATACCTGTTCGGTGATGTCATCTTCGATTATATCGACAGGACAGGGAAGTCACAGAGAGGTGAGTATGAGATCACAGATTCCCTCCAGATGATGATAGATGACGGACTTGCCGTTGGTTATGAACTCCTGACATCCGACTGGATAGATATAGGCAGACCATGGGATATGCTGGATGCGAACAAGGTACTGCTTGAGAATATCGATAATACCCTTGAGGGTATCATTGAACCCTATGCTACCCTGCATGGGACCGTAAAGGTTGGGAAGGACACTATCATCAGGAATGGTGCCTACATAATGGGACCGGCCATTATCGGTGACAACTGTGACATTGGTCCGAACTGCTTCATCAGGGCATCAACTGCAATTGGAAATGATGTCCGGATCGGCAATGCGGTCGAGATCAAGAACACGATAATCATGGATGGGACGAATGTGGGTCACCTGAGCTATGTTGGGGACAGCGTCATTGGCACGAACTGTAATTTCGGTGCCGGAACAAAGATAGCGAACCTCCGTCACGATAACAAGAATGTTAAGTCGGTTGTCAAGGGCGAGATTGTTGATACCGGACGCAGGAAACTCGGAGTCATCATGGGTGATGACGTCCACACCGGCATCAATACAAGCATCAATATCGGCAGTGTTATGGAGCCTGGAAGTTCCACCATGCCGGGTGAGGTAGTGATGCACAGAAGAAAAACTAATTAA